One Kitasatospora sp. MAP12-44 DNA segment encodes these proteins:
- a CDS encoding amino acid adenylation domain-containing protein, which translates to MSHLDVLREIEARGLSVGVTGGDLRLQGSRERIDAELVARIKACKPQLIAHLSTLTAHEPGSFALTPLQHSYLLGRGGIFEIGDIASHVYHEIEGSWDLDRLEAALRAVVQRHDVLRSRFSEDGRQLVEPDADGLRIERLDLRGLSAAEQDARRLALREERSHRVLPADRAPLIAVEATVLREDLTVLHISHDGLVMDGISSFLFFRAWWEEYQGHPAPAGRELPFEDYVAALESARAKAPAERSRAYWAGRLDDLAPHPDLPLATSPSAITRTRFTQRLVQLDPARWSALKDRAKRAGLTPSGLLIAAYAEVLSRWGAGSRFTLNTTVANRPPLHHRVFEAIGPFSDTMLVEVEIDRRLAFEERAQALQARLRTALDHRHHSGIEVLRELGRRRGGAAEARMPFTFNSAIGYAREDVDGSALELFGPEVYSVSQTPQVWLNAFAMEQHGGLVVQLDAVDELFPQGLPDALARGYQTLLETLTEEDAWSRTTFELLPEEQRRRRRTANDTALELPEVLLQNAFTARALADPQAVAILTSQLSMSYGELHRRASHTAAWLRERGVGRDELVGLVMHRGPEQLIGILATVLAGAAYLPVDAALPAERRQYMLRDGRVRCVLSNAGWQDADGREVLALDATDEPPAGPPIALEPLPGAHPDDLAYVLYTSGTTGAPKGVMVTQRNVANVVADCHTRFGISPADRFFAISAFNFDLSVWDVFGALSAGAALVMPDRDKAVDPAHWLRLCESAGVTVWNSVPAIVALMHDQAVAERTAPPALRLVMMSGDRLPPALPAALRRLRPDLEVVSLGGPTETTIWNILHPVGEEEDGSESIPYGRPNTNNRAYVLDQDGQDAPDWVTGEIVAAGTGLARGYWGDEQRTAERFFLDEARGERLYRTGDLGRYLPSGEIAILGRSDFQIKVNGYRIEAGEVETRLAARAAVHQAVVVRQAGARGDRLVAHLVPTGTDRPSVAELRQELRAELPDYMIPSAVVWHDELPLTRNGKVDRGELLRRAPEAESAAPAAPGVVDDAPATETELLLSGIWSEILRGAVVGPNDNLYALGGDSISAARILTAVRKRFKVGIALDLLPALETVRLMAAHITAATITAASEGNAR; encoded by the coding sequence ATGAGTCACCTCGACGTCCTGCGGGAGATCGAGGCCCGCGGGCTCTCGGTCGGCGTCACCGGCGGGGACCTGCGCCTGCAGGGCAGCCGCGAGCGGATCGACGCCGAGCTGGTCGCCCGGATCAAGGCCTGCAAGCCGCAGCTGATCGCCCACCTGAGCACCCTGACCGCCCACGAGCCCGGCAGCTTCGCGCTGACCCCGTTGCAGCACAGCTACCTGCTGGGCCGCGGCGGCATCTTCGAGATCGGCGACATCGCCAGCCACGTCTACCACGAGATCGAGGGCAGCTGGGACCTGGACCGGCTGGAGGCCGCGCTGCGCGCCGTCGTCCAGCGGCACGACGTGCTGCGCTCGCGCTTCAGCGAGGACGGCCGCCAGCTGGTCGAGCCGGACGCGGACGGCCTGCGGATCGAGCGGCTCGACCTGCGCGGCCTGTCCGCCGCCGAGCAGGACGCCCGGCGCCTGGCCCTGCGCGAGGAGCGCTCGCACCGGGTGCTGCCCGCCGACCGGGCGCCGCTGATCGCCGTCGAGGCGACCGTCCTGCGCGAGGACCTGACGGTGCTGCACATCAGCCACGACGGCCTGGTGATGGACGGCATCAGCAGCTTCCTCTTCTTCCGCGCCTGGTGGGAGGAGTACCAGGGCCACCCGGCCCCGGCCGGCCGGGAGTTGCCGTTCGAGGACTACGTGGCCGCGCTGGAGAGCGCCCGCGCCAAGGCCCCGGCCGAGCGCTCCCGGGCGTACTGGGCGGGGCGGTTGGACGACCTGGCCCCGCACCCGGACCTGCCGCTGGCCACCAGCCCGTCCGCGATCACCCGCACCCGCTTCACCCAGCGCCTGGTCCAGCTGGACCCCGCGCGCTGGTCCGCCCTGAAGGACCGCGCCAAGCGGGCCGGGCTGACCCCCTCCGGGCTGCTGATCGCCGCCTACGCGGAGGTGCTCTCACGCTGGGGCGCGGGCTCCCGCTTCACCCTCAACACCACGGTGGCCAACCGGCCGCCGCTGCACCACCGGGTCTTCGAGGCGATCGGACCGTTCTCCGACACCATGCTCGTCGAGGTCGAGATCGACCGCCGACTCGCCTTCGAGGAGCGGGCGCAGGCCCTGCAGGCCCGACTGCGCACCGCGCTGGACCACCGCCACCACTCCGGCATCGAGGTGCTGCGCGAGCTGGGCCGCCGCCGTGGCGGGGCGGCCGAGGCGCGGATGCCGTTCACCTTCAACAGCGCGATCGGCTACGCCCGTGAGGACGTGGACGGCTCCGCCCTGGAGCTGTTCGGGCCCGAGGTGTACAGCGTCAGCCAGACCCCGCAGGTGTGGCTGAACGCCTTCGCGATGGAGCAGCACGGCGGCCTGGTGGTCCAGTTGGACGCCGTCGACGAGCTCTTCCCGCAGGGCCTGCCGGACGCGCTGGCCCGCGGCTACCAGACCCTGCTCGAGACCCTGACCGAGGAGGACGCCTGGTCGCGGACCACCTTCGAGCTGCTGCCCGAGGAGCAGCGCCGGCGCCGGCGCACGGCCAATGACACCGCCCTGGAGCTGCCCGAGGTGCTGCTCCAGAACGCCTTCACCGCACGGGCGCTGGCCGATCCGCAGGCCGTCGCGATCCTCACCTCGCAGCTCTCGATGAGCTACGGCGAGCTGCACCGGCGGGCCTCGCACACCGCCGCCTGGCTGCGTGAGCGGGGCGTCGGCCGGGACGAGCTGGTCGGCCTGGTGATGCACCGCGGCCCGGAGCAGCTGATCGGCATCCTGGCCACCGTGCTGGCCGGCGCGGCCTACCTGCCGGTGGACGCGGCGCTGCCGGCCGAGCGCCGGCAGTACATGCTGCGCGACGGACGGGTGCGCTGCGTGCTCAGCAACGCCGGCTGGCAGGACGCGGACGGCCGCGAGGTGCTGGCCCTGGACGCCACCGACGAGCCGCCCGCCGGCCCGCCGATCGCGCTGGAGCCGCTGCCCGGCGCCCACCCGGACGACCTCGCCTATGTGCTCTACACCTCCGGCACCACCGGCGCGCCCAAGGGCGTCATGGTGACCCAGCGCAACGTGGCCAACGTGGTCGCCGACTGCCACACCCGCTTCGGCATCAGCCCCGCCGACCGGTTCTTCGCGATCAGCGCCTTCAACTTCGACCTCTCCGTCTGGGACGTCTTCGGCGCCCTGTCGGCCGGCGCCGCGCTGGTGATGCCGGACCGCGACAAGGCGGTGGACCCGGCGCACTGGCTGCGGCTGTGCGAGAGCGCCGGGGTGACGGTGTGGAACTCGGTGCCGGCGATCGTCGCACTGATGCACGACCAGGCCGTCGCCGAGCGGACCGCGCCGCCCGCGCTGCGCCTGGTGATGATGAGCGGCGACCGGCTGCCGCCCGCGCTGCCCGCCGCGCTGCGCCGGCTGCGGCCCGACCTGGAGGTCGTCTCGCTGGGCGGACCAACCGAGACCACCATCTGGAACATCCTGCACCCCGTCGGCGAAGAGGAGGACGGCAGCGAGAGCATCCCGTACGGGCGGCCGAACACCAACAACCGCGCCTACGTCCTCGACCAGGACGGCCAGGACGCGCCGGACTGGGTGACCGGCGAGATCGTCGCGGCGGGCACCGGGCTGGCCCGCGGCTACTGGGGCGACGAGCAGCGCACCGCCGAGCGGTTCTTCCTGGACGAGGCGCGCGGCGAGCGGCTCTACCGCACCGGCGACCTCGGCCGCTACCTGCCCAGCGGCGAGATCGCGATCCTGGGCCGCAGCGACTTCCAGATCAAGGTGAACGGCTACCGGATCGAGGCCGGCGAGGTGGAGACCCGGCTGGCCGCCCGCGCGGCGGTGCACCAGGCCGTGGTGGTCCGCCAGGCGGGCGCCCGCGGGGACCGCCTGGTCGCGCACCTGGTGCCGACCGGAACGGACCGTCCGAGCGTCGCGGAGCTGCGCCAGGAGCTGCGGGCCGAGCTGCCCGACTACATGATCCCGTCCGCCGTGGTCTGGCACGACGAGCTGCCGCTCACCCGCAATGGCAAGGTGGACCGCGGCGAGCTGCTGCGCCGGGCCCCCGAGGCGGAGTCGGCCGCGCCGGCCGCGCCGGGAGTCGTGGACGACGCGCCGGCCACCGAGACCGAGCTGCTGCTCAGCGGTATCTGGTCGGAGATCCTGCGCGGCGCGGTGGTCGGGCCGAACGACAACCTCTATGCGCTGGGCGGCGATTCGATCAGCGCCGCGCGCATCCTGACCGCGGTGCGCAAGCGCTTCAAGGTGGGCATCGCGCTGGACCTGCTGCCCGCCCTGGAGACCGTCCGCCTGATGGCCGCCCACATCACCGCGGCGACCATCACTGCGGCGAGCGAGGGGAACGCCCGATGA